The Centroberyx gerrardi isolate f3 chromosome 12, fCenGer3.hap1.cur.20231027, whole genome shotgun sequence genome has a window encoding:
- the irx2a gene encoding iroquois-class homeodomain protein IRX-2a has product MSYPQGYLYQPPGSLALYSCPAYGASALAAPRNEDLARSSSGSAFSPYPGSAAFSASAGAGFSSPLSYSADPTTGFPSYMSSPYDAHTTGMAGALSYHPYGSPGYPYQLNDPAYRKNATRDATATLKAWLQEHRKNPYPTKGEKIMLAIITKMTLTQVSTWFANARRRLKKENKMTWAPRNKSEDEDEEDGDGERKEMERSEKTLDNSEASAEDEGISLHVDTLTDHSCSAESDGEKVSCRVGELGSERPGDKCDEDGDDDQDHDPRGQLSPKPVTSSPLTGVEAPLLSQHHHQHQHHHHHHLHHLHHLHNQREDLTRSLISNNNNKSSSCLDSRITPSSGAPQSPAVKPKLWSLAEIATSDQKQQHQQLGQPNCPSSSVGLLTPPTPSSTSPAASSPSLYPAPSILGRPIYYTSPFYSNYTNYGNFSPLQGQGILRYTNSSGVSLAAAAAAAAAAANEGLSSSHQALEASAHPKHRPDSPLVKTNPNQIVVVEQQQQPQQQHFRPANLEAKKGT; this is encoded by the exons ATGTCCTATCCTCAGGGTTACCTCTACCAGCCCCCGGGCTCTCTGGCTCTGTATTCGTGTCCGGCTTACGGGGCCTCGGCTCTGGCCGCCCCGAGGAACGAAGACCTGGCGAGGTCCTCCTCCGGCTCAGCCTTCAGCCCTTACCCCGGATCGGCTGCTTTCTCCGCCTCGGCCGGTGCGGGCTTCTCCAGTCCGCTGTCATACTCCGCGGATCCCACCACGGGATTCCCATCCTACATG AGCTCTCCATATGACGCGCACACGACGGGCATGGCCGGGGCGCTAAGTTACCACCCGTACGGGAGTCCCGGGTACCCGTACCAGCTCAACGACCCGGCTTACCGCAAGAACGCCACCCGGGACGCCACGGCCACCCTGAAGGCCTGGCTGCAGGAGCACAGGAAGAACCCGTACCCGACCAAAGGCGAGAAGATCATGCTGGCCATCATCACCAAGATGACCCTGACGCAGGTCTCCACCTGGTTCGCCAACGCCAGGCGGCGGCTCAAGAAGGAGAACAAGATGACGTGGGCGCCCAGGAATAAGAgcgaggacgaggacgaggaggacgGCGACGGCGAGCGCAAAGAGATGGAGCGCTCGGAGAAGACGCTGGATAACAGCGAGGCTTCGGCGGAGGATGAAG GTATCAGCTTGCACGTCGACACCCTGACGGACCACTCGTGCTCGGCGGAGTCGGACGGGGAGAAAGTCAGCTGTCGCGTCGGGGAGCTCGGCTCCGAGCGGCCCGGCGACAAGTGCGACGAGGACGGCGACGACGACCAGGACCACGACCCGCGCGGCCAGCTCTCCCCCAAGCCCGTCACGTCGTCGCCCCTCACGGGAGTAGAGGCGCCGCTGCTCAGccaacaccaccaccaacatcagcaccaccaccaccaccacctgcaCCACCTCCACCATCTGCACAACCAGCGCGAGGATTTGACCCGGAGCCTCatcagtaataataacaataagtcGTCGTCATGCCTTGACAGCAGAATTACGCCTTCTTCGGGCGCGCCACAAAGCCCCGCGGTCAAACCCAAATTGTGGTCGCTGGCGGAGATTGCTACCTCGGACCAAAagcagcaacatcagcaactgGGGCAACCGAATTGCCCCTCCTCCAGCGTCGGCCTCCTCACTCCCCCCACGCCGTCCAGCACCTCCCCGGCCGCCAGCTCGCCCTCCCTCTACCCGGCCCCCTCCATCCTGGGACGACCTATTTATTACACTTCTCCCTTTTATAGCAATTACACAAACTATGGCAACTTCAGCCCCCTGCAAGGCCAAGGGATCCTGCGGTATACCAATTCATCCGGAGTGAGTctggccgccgccgccgccgccgctgctgctgctgcaaacgAGGGGCTGAGCTCGTCGCACCAGGCTCTGGAGGCGAGCGCGCACCCCAAGCACAGGCCGGACTCCCCCCTCGTTAAAACTAACCCGAACCAGATTGTTGTTgtcgagcagcagcagcagccgcagcagcagcatttcAGGCCCGCAAATTTAGAGGCAAAGAAAGGTACGTAA